Proteins encoded together in one Aminipila butyrica window:
- a CDS encoding ATPase, whose protein sequence is MAVERHIFPGNNTTEGFYSYYHYILGQREANRIICIKGGPGVGKSTFMRKIGETYLEKGEDVDFMHCSSDNNSLDGVVLKNRRIALIDATSPHVVVFKDKSL, encoded by the coding sequence GTGGCTGTGGAACGGCATATTTTTCCAGGAAATAACACGACAGAGGGATTTTATTCCTACTACCATTACATATTGGGGCAGCGAGAAGCGAACCGGATTATCTGCATAAAAGGCGGACCGGGTGTGGGCAAGTCTACTTTTATGAGAAAAATCGGCGAGACGTATCTGGAGAAGGGGGAAGACGTGGATTTTATGCACTGTTCCTCAGATAATAATTCCTTGGACGGGGTCGTATTAAAAAACAGGCGGATTGCGCTTATTGATGCTACCAGTCCCCATGTGGTGGTTTTTAAAGACAAATCGCTATAA